In Mustela nigripes isolate SB6536 chromosome 9, MUSNIG.SB6536, whole genome shotgun sequence, the sequence CCTGCAAGCCTCCCTTAACCTGTTCTTCCAGTCTGCCTTCCAAGGTGCATGTTCAATGTCCCTTATGCACAGCATGTATCTGTCCTACAAGGTATGTACACTGTGCGGTACTCGTTTACCTTGCCAGTCTCCTGTTACATTGTGAgttccttaccttttttttttttttttaagattcttacttatttgagagagagtatgaacaggggtgagggatggcagggagtctgcttctcctcaaTGACCAGGGAggccaatatggggctcgatcctgggttgccaggatcatgacctgagctgaaggcaggcgcttaactggcgagccacccaggtcccctgtgAGTTCCTTGCTTTTAAATCTCTAGCACTTGGCCAAGGGCCTAGTCCAGAGTTGACACTAAGTGAGTGTCAGtgaacagaatgaatgaatgaatgcatattttgttagtttatttCTCAAGGGAAGACTGAATCTTTTTCAGAAAGATAATGGTGTAGACCATTATGTAGTGTAGTATGTATGAATTAGTCTAGTAGTTCTCAAATTTTTTGGTATCAGGACCcctttacacttaaaaattattgtgGACCCTAAAGAGCCTTTATTTATCTGGATTAGTATTTATGGTCTtagaaatctaaattttaaaagataattcactttatgtatttattttaaaatatttatttataatttataattatttaaattagaaattataatttttaaaattttataaaattattataaattataatttataaatttatatgcatttatttaaaatttgtatatgtattaaCTCCTGCATGggtcaggggagaggggaggggcagagggagagagagaaggagagggtcaAGCAGATTCCACCCTGAATGCAGAGCTAGATGCAGGGCCTGATTCTGTGACCCTGACATTGCGATATGAGTCAgaatgaagagttggacactcaacctgctcaactgactgagccaccaggcgctcctaatttgctttaaaataacatGTTAACATAGACAacacattttcatgaaaaataattattttccaaaaaattaatgagaagagTGTGTTTTCCCATTTTGCAGGTCTGTGTGATGTCTGGTGTAAAAGATAGGTGGGGTCCCGTATTTGCTTCTGCATTGTGTGTGGTGCGAAGTTGTTCTGGTTAAAGTAGATGCAGAAAATCCAGCTTCACACAGGTACGTGGCTAGAAAAGGAAAGACCTGCTGGACCCCTGCAAGGGTATCAGGGATCTCGAGGGGCCTCTGAAAATACTGTCACAATTACTGACGTAGTCTAACAGGGAAAATGTAATAGTGCCCAGTAATTAAAGGTTTAAGGAATAAGGAAACATTCCACATGTGTAGCCCTGTCCGTGATGGCTGACCTGCTGTCGTTTTCTTATTTGTAGGTCAAAAATACCCTTCATGAAGAAGAAAGATCTTAAGCAACATGGTGGATTCAGAAGCTCATGAAAAAAGGCCGCCCATCCTGACATCTTCAAAACAAGACCTGTCACCTCATATCGCAAATGTCGGGGAGATGAAGCATTACTTGTGTGGCTGCTGTGCAGCTTTCAACAATGTAGCCATCACATTTCCCATTCAGAAGGTGCTCTTCCGGCAGCAGCTGTATGGGATCAAAACCCGGGACGCGGTGCTCCAGTTGCGGAGGGATGGCTTCCGAAACTTGTACCGGGGCATCCTGCCCCCACTGATGCAGAAGACGACGACGCTGGCGCTCATGTTTGGGCTCTATGAGGACTTATCTTGTCTTCTCCGCAAGCACGTCCGTACCCCCGAGTTTGCGACCCGCAGTGTGGCCGCAGTGCTTGCAGGGACGACAGAAGCAATTTTCACTCCATTGGAAAGAGTTCAGACATTACTTCAAGACCACAAGCATCATGACAAATTTACAAACACTTACCACGCTTTCAAGGCACTCAGATGCCATGGAATTAGAGAGTATTATCGAGGCTTGGTACCTGTTCTTTTCCGTAATGGATTCAGCAATGTCCTTTTCTTTGGCCTTCGAGGTCCCATTAAGGAGCATCTGCCTACTGCCACGACTCACAGTGCTCATCTGGTCAATGATTTTATCTGTGGAGGTCTGTTGGGTGCCATGTTGGGAATCTTGTTTTTCCCAGTTAATGTCGTGAAGACTCGCATGCAGTCTCAGATTGGTGGGGAGTTTCAGTCTTTTCCCAAGGTTTTCCAGAAAATCTGGCTAGAGCGGGACAGGAAGCTGACGAATCTTTTCAGAGGTGCTCACCTGAATTACCATCGCTCCCTCATCTCTTGGGGCATAATCAATGCAACTTATGAGTTCTTGTTAAAGATTATATGAAAGAAACCATCAGTTAAGTGCCATTTGTTAACTGAATAGACCTAAGAAGAATGCAGTTTTGGCCTGGTTTCTAGTTGGCCAAATACAAGTTGGTGTCATAAGTTCAGGGCACAATGAATTATGGGCAAAGCTGTTTTCTTGAAGCACCAACAAATTCAGAATAAAAGGTTCTAATAGGAAAATTTAAGgggttcttggttttgttttttcattattatccGAGAACTTTAGGCTAATTGCCTGGTTAAGAGCTGTTTCCCTGACTGCTTTTGACAAGGAAAACAGCCACGGTATGATTCTTTTTCCcaaaagtctttaaaatcttCCGTATTGAAATGTCAGTGGCCATGAGCAGCCAGAGTAAAGGCTCTTAGAGCCATGTGAATTCTCAGGCTTCCTTCTCTTAACTCCATTTCTTGCTTCTCTGCTTTTAGGAGGAGTTACAAAGGATAGTCTTCGTTAAACATAAGCATATACATGTAGGACAGACAACAGAAGAGAACAGCTTAATAGGTGTAGTCTTTTTTATGATAAATTGCTTATATTTTGAAACTAAGTACCTGTTTGGATAGTCCTTATCTAGACTACTCAGACATGGTGTGGCAGAACCAAGCAGCTAGTCCAAGCTCCCATTTTCCTGTCTAGCTTGGAAGGTTTTGTGTTTAGTTCTGAGTGTGACCTTAAACCCTTCCCAAATCCCCTTAtgttaatttcacttatttaattGCCAAAACATGGGGAGACTTACGTTTCGTTACAGGCATTTCTTCCTGTGAAGAAATTTCATATTAATTGCAAACTCTGGTTAATTGAGTTTCTTTGATTAATTGTTGCCAACTTCATGAAGAGATTTGGGAGATTGGGGAGTGTTTTTTCTTTGAGCTGTAGTTTGTCATATGGAAGTATCCTGTTTTCTTAaaaccctctttaaaaaaaaaacacacttctaTAAGATTGTATTTTGGAAGTCTATTAATGGGATTCTAGATTTCTCTCTCCTGGTTTTTAAGCATTacagaaggggagaaaacaaaTCTCAGGATAGCTTTCCCCCCAGTATTAGCTGTTTTATTTGAGTCTTGAAATAGAGACGTCTATTAAGATTTTTACATTTGGGAGcccagttttatcattttatcattaaaaCAGTAAGACAGTTTGAGATAAgatcaaaataaagatatttgttGGGTTAATTTTAAATGCTACTAGTTCGTAATAGCTGGATAGCATACTCATCCCTTACTTGATAGAGAAAAACTTGTCAAaagaatcagattttaaaatattttttccagatcAATGAAGCAAAATCCCTGTTTTACCAACtgaataattaataaaacttgaaacattCTAGAAAAGTAGtttatcagtcttttaaaaatccacatcTGTAAATATGTAGTTATGATTGCTTGCCAGCATCTGACATGGCAGAGTAGTTTGGTTTCTTATTACCAGTTTTTCATCATTCTGGGTAATTGCATATGAATATGTGCACACAATGACCAAAATAAAATCAGGGTCTCGGTAGTTTACTCAGTTTCTGGGCAGATAGTCCAAAAGCAATGTTTACCTCTAAATGCAATATGGCTGGTCAAATAAGCATCCTTCCAACCATAAAGGACTGGGAAGCAGCATCAAGCACTTGTCAGGCACTAATGAGGCTCAGTAGCTTTACAACAGCCC encodes:
- the SLC25A51 gene encoding mitochondrial nicotinamide adenine dinucleotide transporter SLC25A51 yields the protein MVDSEAHEKRPPILTSSKQDLSPHIANVGEMKHYLCGCCAAFNNVAITFPIQKVLFRQQLYGIKTRDAVLQLRRDGFRNLYRGILPPLMQKTTTLALMFGLYEDLSCLLRKHVRTPEFATRSVAAVLAGTTEAIFTPLERVQTLLQDHKHHDKFTNTYHAFKALRCHGIREYYRGLVPVLFRNGFSNVLFFGLRGPIKEHLPTATTHSAHLVNDFICGGLLGAMLGILFFPVNVVKTRMQSQIGGEFQSFPKVFQKIWLERDRKLTNLFRGAHLNYHRSLISWGIINATYEFLLKII